In Populus nigra chromosome 1, ddPopNigr1.1, whole genome shotgun sequence, one genomic interval encodes:
- the LOC133675290 gene encoding uncharacterized protein LOC133675290 has translation MGKLPVPFLPFVFSTLFTLIIPSASGLSFNFTSFVVGDRNISYEQDASPAPDGAVRLTKSLIDTNMALSSGRATYYKSMQLWDKASGNLTDFTTHFSFSINSQTKAQYGDGLAFFLAPEGSMLRPNLSQGAGLGLARSDQPLNTTANQFVAVEFDIFKNDFDPPGEHVGIDINSMQSVNTITWLCDIREGRKTEAWISYNSSTHNLSVAFTGYRNNTVEMQFLSQIVSLRDYLPERVSFGFSASTGDLFAIHTLYSWDFSSSLEIDDNVPSPIDLWKIYQLDVKSAFLNGFLEEEIYVEQPLGYIDAENEGKVYKLKKALYGLKQAPRAWNTRIDRYFQDNGFEKCPYEHAIYVKKGADGSILFACLYVDDLIFTGNNPTMFEDFKRSMVQEFEMTDIGLMSHFLGLEVTQKEEGIFVSQSGYAKDILERFKMESCNPVSTPVENGVELRKSKVGNVDPTYFKSLVGSLRYLTCTRPDILYGVGLVSRYMETPDQSHLNAAKRILRYIKGTMNEATTSGYSHQQDPAAASPPNGGSLRNRKRNRTGLAVGLGVGGGAIVVGAALVGFVIKFMCGHKEDEEGGHVLEEYMDDEFERGTGPKKFSYQELARATSNFKDEEKLGEGGFGGVYKGFLTEIDLFIAVKRVSGGSKQGIKEYAAEVNIISRLRHRNVVQLIGWCHERRELLLVYEFMPHGSLDSHLFKENSLLTWEVRYKIVQGLASGLLYLHEEWEQCVVHRDIKSSNIMLDSEFNAKLGDFGLARLVDHGKGSQTTVLAGTMGYMAPECTMTGKASRESDVYSFGIVALEIACGRKPINPKASNEDQVSMVQWVWELYGEGKLLEAVDPRLCGDFNKTQMERLMIVGLSCAHPDEHLRPSIRQALHVLNFDAPLPILPSKMPVPSYFAPPISASSLSIMSYGLTDSEGGMNKSSSYSYNTNSSQFTASSSASSASAMLLHEG, from the exons ATGGGAAAGCTTCCTGTTccatttcttccttttgttttctcaacTCTCTTCACACTAATAATCCCTTCTGCGAGTGGATTATCTTTCAACTTCACCAGCTTCGTTGTTGGCGATCGAAACATTTCATACGAGCAGGATGCATCTCCTGCTCCAGATGGAGCTGTTCGGCTCACCAAAAGTCTAATAGATACTAATATGGCTTTAAGTTCCGGTCGAGCCACGTATTACAAATCGATGCAGCTTTGGGACAAGGCCTCGGGGAATCTTACAGACTTCACTACCCATTTCTCTTTTTCCATCAATTCGCAAACTAAAGCTCAATACGGAGATGGATTGGCTTTCTTTCTTGCGCCAGAAGGATCAATGCTTCGGCCTAATCTCTCTCAGGGTGCAGGTCTAGGTCTTGCAAGGAGTGATCAGCCACTAAACACAACGGCTAATCAATTTGTTGCAGTGGAGTTTGATATcttcaaaaatgattttgatcCACCAGGCGAGCATGTAGGTATTGACATCAACTCTATGCAATCTGTAAATACTATTACTTGGCTGTGTGATATTAGAGAAGGGAGAAAAACTGAAGCTTGGATTAGTTATAATTCAAGTACACATAATCTGAGTGTCGCCTTCACTGGTTATAGAAATAACACTGTAGAAATGCAATTCCTTAGTCAAATAGTTAGTTTGAGGGATTACCTACCAGAAAGAGTTAGTTTTGGCTTTTCGGCTTCAACAGGAGATTTATTTGCCATACATACCCTTTACTCGTGGGATTTTAGTTCAAGCTTAGAAATTGATGATAATGTTCCCAGTCCAATAGAtct ATGGAAGATCTATCAACTCGATGTGAAGTCAGCATTTCTGAATGGCTTCCTAGAAGAAGAGATCTATGTTGAACAACCACTTGGATACATTGATGCTGAAAATGAAGGCAAAGTATACAAGTTGAAGAAGGCTCTCTatggtttgaagcaagctccgcGTGCTTGGAATACCAGAATTGACAGGTATTTTCAAGATAATGGATTTGAGAAATGTCCATATGAACACGCCATATATGTGAAGAAAGGAGCAGATGGCAGCATCTTATTTGCGTGCctgtatgttgatgatttgatatTCACCGGCAACAACCCTACCATGTTTGAAGACTTCAAACGAAGCATGGTACAGGAGTTTGAGATGACTGACATTGGTTTAATGTCACATTTTCTTGGCTTGGAAGTAACGCAGAAAGAAGAAGGGATTTTTGTATCCCAAAGCGGTTACGCCAAAGATATTCTTGAAAGGTTCAAGATGGAAAGCTGCAATCCGGTATCAACTCCAGTTGAGAATGGAGTGGAATTGAGGAAGAGTAAGGTTGGAAATGTCGATCCAACTTACTTCAAAAGCTTAGTAGGAAGCTTAAGGTACTTGACATGTACCAGACCGGATATACTCTACGGGGTCGGACTCGTCAGCAGATACATGGAGACACCAGACCAGTCTCATTTGAATGCAGCCAAGAGAATTCTTCGCTACATCAAAGGCACAATGAATGAAG ccaccaccagtggttacTCCCACCAACAAGATCCAGCTGCAGCTTCTCCGCCAAATGGTGGTTCTCTTAGGAATCGGAAAAGGAACAGGACAGGACTGGCAGTTGGATTGGGTGTTGGGGGTGGTGCTATAGTTGTTGGGGCCGCTTTGGTTGGGTTTGTTATTAAGTTTATGTGTGGGCacaaagaagatgaagaaggtgGTCATGTCCTTGAAGAGTACAtggatgatgaatttgaaaggGGAACAGGACCAAAGAAGTTCTCTTACCAAGAATTGGCTCGAGCTACAAGTAACTTCAAGGATGAAGAGAAGCTAGGTGAGGGTGGGTTTGGTGGTGTCTATAAAGGTTTTTTGACGGAGATTGATTTATTCATTGCGGTGAAGAGAGTATCAGGAGGTTCTAAACAAGGGATTAAAGAATATGCAGCAGAGGTAAATATCATTAGCCGATTGAGGCACAGAAACGTAGTCCAACTCATTGGTTGGTGTCATGAAAGAAGGGAGCTTTTACTTGTTTACGAATTCATGCCTCATGGCAGCTTAGACTCCCatcttttcaaagaaaatagtTTGTTGACATGGGAGGTGAGGTACAAAATCGTGCAAGGCTTAGCATCGGGGCTGTTGTACTTGCATGAAGAATGGGAACAATGTGTGGTGCATAGAGATATAAAGTCTAGCAACATTATGTTGGACTCAGAATTCAATGCTAAGCTTGGGGATTTTGGTTTGGCTAGGCTTGTGGACCATGGAAAAGGTTCTCAAACAACAGTTTTGGCAGGGACTATGGGCTACATGGCTCCAGAGTGTACAATGACAGGCAAGGCTAGCAGAGAGTCAGATGTTTACAGTTTTGGGATTGTTGCATTGGAGATAGCTTGTGGAAGAAAACCTATCAACCCAAAGGCCAGTAATGAAGATCAAGTGTCCATGGTGCAGTGGGTTTGGGAGCTCTATGGTGAAGGAAAGCTACTTGAAGCAGTTGACCCAAGACTATGCGGAGATTTTAACAAGACGCAGATGGAACGCTTGATGATTGTCGGCCTTTCGTGTGCTCATCCGGATGAACATCTTAGACCCTCAATTCGGCAAGCACTTCACGTACTTAATTTTGATGCTCCATTGCCTATTCTCCCATCAAAGATGCCCGTGCCATCATATTTCGCCCCGCCAATATCTGCATCTTCACTTTCAATAATGTCCTATGGCCTTACAGATTCTGAAGGAGGGATGAACAAATCTTCAAGTTATAGTTACAACACTAATTCTTCCCAGTTCACTGCATCTTCTTCAGCTTCTTCTGCATCTGCCATGCTTCTACACGAAGGCTAA